In Deltaproteobacteria bacterium, a single genomic region encodes these proteins:
- a CDS encoding helix-turn-helix domain-containing protein, translated as MANAFSGKIDAKALARALGCSLAWVRKTTQRKQLPHYQLGRGVRYDLDEVLAHLKREVRNGR; from the coding sequence ATGGCTAATGCGTTTTCTGGCAAAATCGACGCGAAAGCTCTCGCACGAGCATTAGGATGCTCGCTTGCTTGGGTGCGCAAAACGACACAACGGAAACAGCTTCCGCATTATCAACTCGGTCGCGGAGTTCGGTACGACTTAGACGAAGTACTTGCTCACCTAAAAAGAGAGGTACGCAATGGTCGATGA